The following are from one region of the Ananas comosus cultivar F153 linkage group 20, ASM154086v1, whole genome shotgun sequence genome:
- the LOC109726088 gene encoding uncharacterized protein LOC109726088 isoform X3, whose protein sequence is MAPAQRSCRVLLLIALLTALPLLAIVAAAAAGAATATTLGNKAALMSTTQSSPIVSRIAFGSCANQSAPQPIWDAINKFDPQLFIWLGDNVYGDNKRPFRIFGKERTIGPWKNVPRFFPSTEEELQRRYEMAKSNPGYAKLREKAQVIGTWDDHDYGLNDAGKEFTGKNTSQRLLLDFLDEAEDSPRRKQAGVYTSYLFGPKGKQVKHYLEVLVQVILLDTRYHRDPLFSDGSILGNSQWRWLERELNGPGSEITIIASSIQVISNLSATTAPLFSMEAWGRFPKERERLYKLIDSSKRNGIFFISGDVHFGEITRYDCGCQYPLYDITSSGLTQAVEKAVPSSLAFFLRVIAWLVPSTMRVFGPYCRYRSCTYGQPNFGAIQVDWNSIPQRLKIELRDLNGESVAGVDFLLSELQLGNKHMTSKRGWGYQHHCSVETDLPWILRYCLAFLFFGAVTAREHGQAGIEIYV, encoded by the exons ATGGCGCCGGCTCAGAGAAGCTGCCGGGTCCTTCTTCTCATCGCCCTCCTAACGGCCCTCCCACTACTCGCAATTgtcgccgctgctgctgctggcgccgccaccgccactaCTTTGGGAAACAAGGCCGCTTTGATGTCCACCACCCAATCTTCTCCTATCGTCTCCCGGATTGCCTTTGGTTCCTGCGCCAACCAAAGTGCCCCTCAG CCTATTTGGGATGCGATCAATAAATTTGACCCTCAGCTGTTCATCTGGTTGGGGGACAACGTGTACGGAGACAACAAACGGCCTTTTAGGATATTCGGCAAAGAGAGGACGATCGGGCCGTGGAAGAACGTGCCCAGATTCTTCCCATCAACGGAGGAGGAACTGCAACGGAGATACGAGATGGCAAAGAGCAATCCAGGATATGCGAAGCTGAGGGAGAAGGCTCAG GTTATTGGCACATGGGATGACCATGATTATGGATTAAATGATGCAGGGAAAGAATTTACTGGAAAGAATACAAGCCAAAGGCTTCTCTTGGATTTCTTGGATGAAGCTGAAGATAGTCCTCG GCGAAAACAAGCTGGTGTATACACCTCATATCTATTTGGTCCCAAAGGGAAGCAAGTAAAG CATTATCTAGAAGTGTTAGTGCAGGTTATTCTTTTGGACACCAGATATCACAGAGACCCACTATTCAGTGATGGGAGTATATTGGGGAATTCTCAATGGCGGTGGTTAGAAAGGGAGCTGAATGGTCCTGGATCTGAGATTACCATTATTGCATCGTCTATTCAG GTGATATCAAATCTTTCTGCAACTACTGCCCCATTATTCTCTATGGAGGCTTGGGGACGCTTTCCAAAGGAGAGAGAGCGTCTATATAAACTGATAGATAGTAGTAAG AGAAATGGAATATTCTTTATAAGTGGGGACGTTCACTTTGGGGAAATTACACGCTATGATTGTGGATGTCAGTATCCTCTATATGACATAACCTCGAGCGGACTTACTCAAGCTGTGGAGAAAGCTGTGCCATCATCATTagctttttttttgagagttaTAGCATGGCTTGTACCAAGTACGATGCGAGTTTTTGGCCCCTACTGCCGATACCGATCATGCACATATG GTCAACCAAATTTTGGGGCAATTCAAGTGGATTGGAATTCAATTCCACAAAGGCTTAAAATTGAACTGAGGGATTTGAATGGGGAGTCTGTTGCTGGAGTAGATTTCTTGCTTTCTGAGTTGCAATTGGGGAATAAGCACATGACTAGCAAAAGAGGTTGGGGTTATCAACATCACTGCTCTGTTGAAACCGATCTACCATGGATTCTAAGATATTGTCTAGCTTTTCTATTTTTCGGTGCCGTAACTG CACGAGAGCATGGACAAGCAGGAATTGAAATTTATGTTTAG
- the LOC109726088 gene encoding uncharacterized protein LOC109726088 isoform X2, whose protein sequence is MAPAQRSCRVLLLIALLTALPLLAIVAAAAAGAATATTLGNKAALMSTTQSSPIVSRIAFGSCANQSAPQPIWDAINKFDPQLFIWLGDNVYGDNKRPFRIFGKERTIGPWKNVPRFFPSTEEELQRRYEMAKSNPGYAKLREKAQVIGTWDDHDYGLNDAGKEFTGKNTSQRLLLDFLDEAEDSPRRKQAGVYTSYLFGPKGKQVKVILLDTRYHRDPLFSDGSILGNSQWRWLERELNGPGSEITIIASSIQVISNLSATTAPLFSMEAWGRFPKERERLYKLIDSSKRNGIFFISGDVHFGEITRYDCGCQYPLYDITSSGLTQAVEKAVPSSLAFFLRVIAWLVPSTMRVFGPYCRYRSCTYGQPNFGAIQVDWNSIPQRLKIELRDLNGESVAGVDFLLSELQLGNKHMTSKRGWGYQHHCSVETDLPWILRYCLAFLFFGAVTVAIMTIVLLVSVILSVGNMFLRKYKID, encoded by the exons ATGGCGCCGGCTCAGAGAAGCTGCCGGGTCCTTCTTCTCATCGCCCTCCTAACGGCCCTCCCACTACTCGCAATTgtcgccgctgctgctgctggcgccgccaccgccactaCTTTGGGAAACAAGGCCGCTTTGATGTCCACCACCCAATCTTCTCCTATCGTCTCCCGGATTGCCTTTGGTTCCTGCGCCAACCAAAGTGCCCCTCAG CCTATTTGGGATGCGATCAATAAATTTGACCCTCAGCTGTTCATCTGGTTGGGGGACAACGTGTACGGAGACAACAAACGGCCTTTTAGGATATTCGGCAAAGAGAGGACGATCGGGCCGTGGAAGAACGTGCCCAGATTCTTCCCATCAACGGAGGAGGAACTGCAACGGAGATACGAGATGGCAAAGAGCAATCCAGGATATGCGAAGCTGAGGGAGAAGGCTCAG GTTATTGGCACATGGGATGACCATGATTATGGATTAAATGATGCAGGGAAAGAATTTACTGGAAAGAATACAAGCCAAAGGCTTCTCTTGGATTTCTTGGATGAAGCTGAAGATAGTCCTCG GCGAAAACAAGCTGGTGTATACACCTCATATCTATTTGGTCCCAAAGGGAAGCAAGTAAAG GTTATTCTTTTGGACACCAGATATCACAGAGACCCACTATTCAGTGATGGGAGTATATTGGGGAATTCTCAATGGCGGTGGTTAGAAAGGGAGCTGAATGGTCCTGGATCTGAGATTACCATTATTGCATCGTCTATTCAG GTGATATCAAATCTTTCTGCAACTACTGCCCCATTATTCTCTATGGAGGCTTGGGGACGCTTTCCAAAGGAGAGAGAGCGTCTATATAAACTGATAGATAGTAGTAAG AGAAATGGAATATTCTTTATAAGTGGGGACGTTCACTTTGGGGAAATTACACGCTATGATTGTGGATGTCAGTATCCTCTATATGACATAACCTCGAGCGGACTTACTCAAGCTGTGGAGAAAGCTGTGCCATCATCATTagctttttttttgagagttaTAGCATGGCTTGTACCAAGTACGATGCGAGTTTTTGGCCCCTACTGCCGATACCGATCATGCACATATG GTCAACCAAATTTTGGGGCAATTCAAGTGGATTGGAATTCAATTCCACAAAGGCTTAAAATTGAACTGAGGGATTTGAATGGGGAGTCTGTTGCTGGAGTAGATTTCTTGCTTTCTGAGTTGCAATTGGGGAATAAGCACATGACTAGCAAAAGAGGTTGGGGTTATCAACATCACTGCTCTGTTGAAACCGATCTACCATGGATTCTAAGATATTGTCTAGCTTTTCTATTTTTCGGTGCCGTAACTG TTGCAATCATGACTATTGTCCTACTTGTGAGCGTCATTCTATCAGTTGGCAATATGTTCCTCAGAAAATATAAGATCGATTGA
- the LOC109726088 gene encoding uncharacterized protein LOC109726088 isoform X4 codes for MAPAQRSCRVLLLIALLTALPLLAIVAAAAAGAATATTLGNKAALMSTTQSSPIVSRIAFGSCANQSAPQPIWDAINKFDPQLFIWLGDNVYGDNKRPFRIFGKERTIGPWKNVPRFFPSTEEELQRRYEMAKSNPGYAKLREKAQVIGTWDDHDYGLNDAGKEFTGKNTSQRLLLDFLDEAEDSPRRKQAGVYTSYLFGPKGKQVKHYLEVLVQVILLDTRYHRDPLFSDGSILGNSQWRWLERELNGPGSEITIIASSIQRNGIFFISGDVHFGEITRYDCGCQYPLYDITSSGLTQAVEKAVPSSLAFFLRVIAWLVPSTMRVFGPYCRYRSCTYGQPNFGAIQVDWNSIPQRLKIELRDLNGESVAGVDFLLSELQLGNKHMTSKRGWGYQHHCSVETDLPWILRYCLAFLFFGAVTVAIMTIVLLVSVILSVGNMFLRKYKID; via the exons ATGGCGCCGGCTCAGAGAAGCTGCCGGGTCCTTCTTCTCATCGCCCTCCTAACGGCCCTCCCACTACTCGCAATTgtcgccgctgctgctgctggcgccgccaccgccactaCTTTGGGAAACAAGGCCGCTTTGATGTCCACCACCCAATCTTCTCCTATCGTCTCCCGGATTGCCTTTGGTTCCTGCGCCAACCAAAGTGCCCCTCAG CCTATTTGGGATGCGATCAATAAATTTGACCCTCAGCTGTTCATCTGGTTGGGGGACAACGTGTACGGAGACAACAAACGGCCTTTTAGGATATTCGGCAAAGAGAGGACGATCGGGCCGTGGAAGAACGTGCCCAGATTCTTCCCATCAACGGAGGAGGAACTGCAACGGAGATACGAGATGGCAAAGAGCAATCCAGGATATGCGAAGCTGAGGGAGAAGGCTCAG GTTATTGGCACATGGGATGACCATGATTATGGATTAAATGATGCAGGGAAAGAATTTACTGGAAAGAATACAAGCCAAAGGCTTCTCTTGGATTTCTTGGATGAAGCTGAAGATAGTCCTCG GCGAAAACAAGCTGGTGTATACACCTCATATCTATTTGGTCCCAAAGGGAAGCAAGTAAAG CATTATCTAGAAGTGTTAGTGCAGGTTATTCTTTTGGACACCAGATATCACAGAGACCCACTATTCAGTGATGGGAGTATATTGGGGAATTCTCAATGGCGGTGGTTAGAAAGGGAGCTGAATGGTCCTGGATCTGAGATTACCATTATTGCATCGTCTATTCAG AGAAATGGAATATTCTTTATAAGTGGGGACGTTCACTTTGGGGAAATTACACGCTATGATTGTGGATGTCAGTATCCTCTATATGACATAACCTCGAGCGGACTTACTCAAGCTGTGGAGAAAGCTGTGCCATCATCATTagctttttttttgagagttaTAGCATGGCTTGTACCAAGTACGATGCGAGTTTTTGGCCCCTACTGCCGATACCGATCATGCACATATG GTCAACCAAATTTTGGGGCAATTCAAGTGGATTGGAATTCAATTCCACAAAGGCTTAAAATTGAACTGAGGGATTTGAATGGGGAGTCTGTTGCTGGAGTAGATTTCTTGCTTTCTGAGTTGCAATTGGGGAATAAGCACATGACTAGCAAAAGAGGTTGGGGTTATCAACATCACTGCTCTGTTGAAACCGATCTACCATGGATTCTAAGATATTGTCTAGCTTTTCTATTTTTCGGTGCCGTAACTG TTGCAATCATGACTATTGTCCTACTTGTGAGCGTCATTCTATCAGTTGGCAATATGTTCCTCAGAAAATATAAGATCGATTGA
- the LOC109726088 gene encoding uncharacterized protein LOC109726088 isoform X1 → MAPAQRSCRVLLLIALLTALPLLAIVAAAAAGAATATTLGNKAALMSTTQSSPIVSRIAFGSCANQSAPQPIWDAINKFDPQLFIWLGDNVYGDNKRPFRIFGKERTIGPWKNVPRFFPSTEEELQRRYEMAKSNPGYAKLREKAQVIGTWDDHDYGLNDAGKEFTGKNTSQRLLLDFLDEAEDSPRRKQAGVYTSYLFGPKGKQVKHYLEVLVQVILLDTRYHRDPLFSDGSILGNSQWRWLERELNGPGSEITIIASSIQVISNLSATTAPLFSMEAWGRFPKERERLYKLIDSSKRNGIFFISGDVHFGEITRYDCGCQYPLYDITSSGLTQAVEKAVPSSLAFFLRVIAWLVPSTMRVFGPYCRYRSCTYGQPNFGAIQVDWNSIPQRLKIELRDLNGESVAGVDFLLSELQLGNKHMTSKRGWGYQHHCSVETDLPWILRYCLAFLFFGAVTVAIMTIVLLVSVILSVGNMFLRKYKID, encoded by the exons ATGGCGCCGGCTCAGAGAAGCTGCCGGGTCCTTCTTCTCATCGCCCTCCTAACGGCCCTCCCACTACTCGCAATTgtcgccgctgctgctgctggcgccgccaccgccactaCTTTGGGAAACAAGGCCGCTTTGATGTCCACCACCCAATCTTCTCCTATCGTCTCCCGGATTGCCTTTGGTTCCTGCGCCAACCAAAGTGCCCCTCAG CCTATTTGGGATGCGATCAATAAATTTGACCCTCAGCTGTTCATCTGGTTGGGGGACAACGTGTACGGAGACAACAAACGGCCTTTTAGGATATTCGGCAAAGAGAGGACGATCGGGCCGTGGAAGAACGTGCCCAGATTCTTCCCATCAACGGAGGAGGAACTGCAACGGAGATACGAGATGGCAAAGAGCAATCCAGGATATGCGAAGCTGAGGGAGAAGGCTCAG GTTATTGGCACATGGGATGACCATGATTATGGATTAAATGATGCAGGGAAAGAATTTACTGGAAAGAATACAAGCCAAAGGCTTCTCTTGGATTTCTTGGATGAAGCTGAAGATAGTCCTCG GCGAAAACAAGCTGGTGTATACACCTCATATCTATTTGGTCCCAAAGGGAAGCAAGTAAAG CATTATCTAGAAGTGTTAGTGCAGGTTATTCTTTTGGACACCAGATATCACAGAGACCCACTATTCAGTGATGGGAGTATATTGGGGAATTCTCAATGGCGGTGGTTAGAAAGGGAGCTGAATGGTCCTGGATCTGAGATTACCATTATTGCATCGTCTATTCAG GTGATATCAAATCTTTCTGCAACTACTGCCCCATTATTCTCTATGGAGGCTTGGGGACGCTTTCCAAAGGAGAGAGAGCGTCTATATAAACTGATAGATAGTAGTAAG AGAAATGGAATATTCTTTATAAGTGGGGACGTTCACTTTGGGGAAATTACACGCTATGATTGTGGATGTCAGTATCCTCTATATGACATAACCTCGAGCGGACTTACTCAAGCTGTGGAGAAAGCTGTGCCATCATCATTagctttttttttgagagttaTAGCATGGCTTGTACCAAGTACGATGCGAGTTTTTGGCCCCTACTGCCGATACCGATCATGCACATATG GTCAACCAAATTTTGGGGCAATTCAAGTGGATTGGAATTCAATTCCACAAAGGCTTAAAATTGAACTGAGGGATTTGAATGGGGAGTCTGTTGCTGGAGTAGATTTCTTGCTTTCTGAGTTGCAATTGGGGAATAAGCACATGACTAGCAAAAGAGGTTGGGGTTATCAACATCACTGCTCTGTTGAAACCGATCTACCATGGATTCTAAGATATTGTCTAGCTTTTCTATTTTTCGGTGCCGTAACTG TTGCAATCATGACTATTGTCCTACTTGTGAGCGTCATTCTATCAGTTGGCAATATGTTCCTCAGAAAATATAAGATCGATTGA
- the LOC109726089 gene encoding amino acid transporter ANT1 isoform X4 translates to MKGKRADASASLLHEAEAEAESESSERGRGRVVVGGSGGGATWAQTLGNIVVSIVGTGVLGLPYAFRIAGWLAGSLGVAAAGFATFYCMLLLVQCRDKLEEEEVDNSTHRYTYGDLGGKAFGPVGRYLTELLILVTQAGGSVAYLVFISHNLSSIFSARSKYHGISPSVFIFSLLLPVEIALSFVRSLSSLAPFSMFADVCNVLAMAIVIKEDLQHFDQAFKSRNAFNGIWGIPFAGGVAVFCFEGFSMTLALEASMAERRKFRWVLAQAFLGITFAYICFGIFGYLAYGDETRDIITLNLPNNWSAAAVKLSENRYRRS, encoded by the exons ATGAAGGGCAAGAGAGCGGACGCGTCGGCTTCTCTGCTGCatgaggcggaggcggaggcggagtcTGAGTCTTCGgaaaggggaaggggaagggtaGTGGTCGGGGGGTCGGGAGGTGGTGCCACGTGGGCTCAGACGCTGGGGAACATCGTGGTCTCCATCGTGGGAACCGGCGTGCTGGGCCTTCCCTACGCCTTTCGCATCGCCGGATGGCTCGCAGGCTCCCTCGGCGTCGCCGCTGCTGGCTTCGCCACCTTCTACTGCATGCTCCTTCTC GTGCAATGCAGAGATAAGTTAGAGGAGGAAGAAGTAGATAACTCAACCCATAGGTATACTTACGGTGACTTGGGTGGAAAAGCCTTTGGGCCTGTAGGACGCTACCTTACTGAACTCCTAATCCTTGTCACTCAAGCTGGAGGTTCTGTTGCTTACCTAGTTTTCATTAGCCATAAtctctcttctatcttctcGGCTAGAAGCAAGTATCATGGGATCTCGCCCTCTGTCTTTAttttctccctcctccttcCAGTCGAGATCGCACTTTCATTTGTtagatctctctcttctcttgcTCCTTTCAGCATGTTTGCTGATGTATGCAATGTTCTTGCCATGGCTATTGTTATAAAAGAGGATCTCCAGCATTTTGACCAAGCCTTTAAATCTAGGAATGCCTTTAATGGTATTTGGGGCATACCGTTCGCTGGTGGCGTGGCAGTTTTTTGTTTTGAGGGATTCAGCATGACTCTGGCGTTGGAGGCATCTATGGCTGAAAGGCGAAAATTCCGCTGGGTCCTTGCTCAAGCATTTCTTGGCATCACTTTCGCTTACATTTGTTTTGGTATTTTCGGCTATTTGGCCTATGGCGATGAGACAAGAGATATCATAACACTCAATCTTCCAAACAACTGGTCAGCTGCTGCTGTCAAG CTATCAGAGAATAGGTACAGAAGATCTTAA
- the LOC109726089 gene encoding amino acid transporter ANT1 isoform X3: protein MKGKRADASASLLHEAEAEAESESSERGRGRVVVGGSGGGATWAQTLGNIVVSIVGTGVLGLPYAFRIAGWLAGSLGVAAAGFATFYCMLLLVQCRDKLEEEEVDNSTHRYTYGDLGGKAFGPVGRYLTELLILVTQAGGSVAYLVFISHNLSSIFSARSKYHGISPSVFIFSLLLPVEIALSFVRSLSSLAPFSMFADVCNVLAMAIVIKEDLQHFDQAFKSRNAFNGIWGIPFAGGVAVFCFEGFSMTLALEASMAERRKFRWVLAQAFLGITFAYICFGIFGYLAYGDETRDIITLNLPNNWSAAAVKTMVVESRKKRWGMQALNFARK from the exons ATGAAGGGCAAGAGAGCGGACGCGTCGGCTTCTCTGCTGCatgaggcggaggcggaggcggagtcTGAGTCTTCGgaaaggggaaggggaagggtaGTGGTCGGGGGGTCGGGAGGTGGTGCCACGTGGGCTCAGACGCTGGGGAACATCGTGGTCTCCATCGTGGGAACCGGCGTGCTGGGCCTTCCCTACGCCTTTCGCATCGCCGGATGGCTCGCAGGCTCCCTCGGCGTCGCCGCTGCTGGCTTCGCCACCTTCTACTGCATGCTCCTTCTC GTGCAATGCAGAGATAAGTTAGAGGAGGAAGAAGTAGATAACTCAACCCATAGGTATACTTACGGTGACTTGGGTGGAAAAGCCTTTGGGCCTGTAGGACGCTACCTTACTGAACTCCTAATCCTTGTCACTCAAGCTGGAGGTTCTGTTGCTTACCTAGTTTTCATTAGCCATAAtctctcttctatcttctcGGCTAGAAGCAAGTATCATGGGATCTCGCCCTCTGTCTTTAttttctccctcctccttcCAGTCGAGATCGCACTTTCATTTGTtagatctctctcttctcttgcTCCTTTCAGCATGTTTGCTGATGTATGCAATGTTCTTGCCATGGCTATTGTTATAAAAGAGGATCTCCAGCATTTTGACCAAGCCTTTAAATCTAGGAATGCCTTTAATGGTATTTGGGGCATACCGTTCGCTGGTGGCGTGGCAGTTTTTTGTTTTGAGGGATTCAGCATGACTCTGGCGTTGGAGGCATCTATGGCTGAAAGGCGAAAATTCCGCTGGGTCCTTGCTCAAGCATTTCTTGGCATCACTTTCGCTTACATTTGTTTTGGTATTTTCGGCTATTTGGCCTATGGCGATGAGACAAGAGATATCATAACACTCAATCTTCCAAACAACTGGTCAGCTGCTGCTGTCAAG ACCATGGTTGTTGAAAGTAGAAAGAAAAGGTGGGGTATGCAGGCCCTGAACTTTGCTCGAAAATAA
- the LOC109726089 gene encoding amino acid transporter ANT1 isoform X2, translated as MKGKRADASASLLHEAEAEAESESSERGRGRVVVGGSGGGATWAQTLGNIVVSIVGTGVLGLPYAFRIAGWLAGSLGVAAAGFATFYCMLLLVQCRDKLEEEEVDNSTHRYTYGDLGGKAFGPVGRYLTELLILVTQAGGSVAYLVFISHNLSSIFSARSKYHGISPSVFIFSLLLPVEIALSFVRSLSSLAPFSMFADVCNVLAMAIVIKEDLQHFDQAFKSRNAFNGIWGIPFAGGVAVFCFEGFSMTLALEASMAERRKFRWVLAQAFLGITFAYICFGIFGYLAYGDETRDIITLNLPNNWSAAAVKAKLWSNEWFQKQRRNIPGAEWSGLHGSRILAVAVLAVLASFIPGFSTFISFVGSTGCALLSFVLPAAFHLFIMGHTIGFWQRALDYGILITGLAFAGYGTYDVFASHSSI; from the exons ATGAAGGGCAAGAGAGCGGACGCGTCGGCTTCTCTGCTGCatgaggcggaggcggaggcggagtcTGAGTCTTCGgaaaggggaaggggaagggtaGTGGTCGGGGGGTCGGGAGGTGGTGCCACGTGGGCTCAGACGCTGGGGAACATCGTGGTCTCCATCGTGGGAACCGGCGTGCTGGGCCTTCCCTACGCCTTTCGCATCGCCGGATGGCTCGCAGGCTCCCTCGGCGTCGCCGCTGCTGGCTTCGCCACCTTCTACTGCATGCTCCTTCTC GTGCAATGCAGAGATAAGTTAGAGGAGGAAGAAGTAGATAACTCAACCCATAGGTATACTTACGGTGACTTGGGTGGAAAAGCCTTTGGGCCTGTAGGACGCTACCTTACTGAACTCCTAATCCTTGTCACTCAAGCTGGAGGTTCTGTTGCTTACCTAGTTTTCATTAGCCATAAtctctcttctatcttctcGGCTAGAAGCAAGTATCATGGGATCTCGCCCTCTGTCTTTAttttctccctcctccttcCAGTCGAGATCGCACTTTCATTTGTtagatctctctcttctcttgcTCCTTTCAGCATGTTTGCTGATGTATGCAATGTTCTTGCCATGGCTATTGTTATAAAAGAGGATCTCCAGCATTTTGACCAAGCCTTTAAATCTAGGAATGCCTTTAATGGTATTTGGGGCATACCGTTCGCTGGTGGCGTGGCAGTTTTTTGTTTTGAGGGATTCAGCATGACTCTGGCGTTGGAGGCATCTATGGCTGAAAGGCGAAAATTCCGCTGGGTCCTTGCTCAAGCATTTCTTGGCATCACTTTCGCTTACATTTGTTTTGGTATTTTCGGCTATTTGGCCTATGGCGATGAGACAAGAGATATCATAACACTCAATCTTCCAAACAACTGGTCAGCTGCTGCTGTCAAG GCAAAGCTGTGGTCGAATGAATGGTTCCAGAAGCAGCGCCGTAATATACCAGGTGCAGAATGGTCGGGGTTGCATGGGAGCCGCATTCTTGCGGTGGCTGTGCTGGCGGTCTTAGCGTCCTTCATCCCAGGTTTCAGCACTTTCATCTCGTTCGTAGGGAGCACTGGTTGTGCACTTCTGTCATTCGTCCTCCCAGCTGCGTTTCACCTTTTCATCATGGGCCACACAATAGGCTTTTGGCAGAGGGCGCTTGATTACGGCATATTAATCACTGGGTTGGCCTTTGCTGGGTATGGAACATATGATGTTTTCGCAAGCCATTCCAGTATATGA
- the LOC109726089 gene encoding amino acid transporter ANT1 isoform X1: MKGKRADASASLLHEAEAEAESESSERGRGRVVVGGSGGGATWAQTLGNIVVSIVGTGVLGLPYAFRIAGWLAGSLGVAAAGFATFYCMLLLVQCRDKLEEEEVDNSTHRYTYGDLGGKAFGPVGRYLTELLILVTQAGGSVAYLVFISHNLSSIFSARSKYHGISPSVFIFSLLLPVEIALSFVRSLSSLAPFSMFADVCNVLAMAIVIKEDLQHFDQAFKSRNAFNGIWGIPFAGGVAVFCFEGFSMTLALEASMAERRKFRWVLAQAFLGITFAYICFGIFGYLAYGDETRDIITLNLPNNWSAAAVKVGLSIALIFTFPTMMHPIHEIVEAKLWSNEWFQKQRRNIPGAEWSGLHGSRILAVAVLAVLASFIPGFSTFISFVGSTGCALLSFVLPAAFHLFIMGHTIGFWQRALDYGILITGLAFAGYGTYDVFASHSSI, from the exons ATGAAGGGCAAGAGAGCGGACGCGTCGGCTTCTCTGCTGCatgaggcggaggcggaggcggagtcTGAGTCTTCGgaaaggggaaggggaagggtaGTGGTCGGGGGGTCGGGAGGTGGTGCCACGTGGGCTCAGACGCTGGGGAACATCGTGGTCTCCATCGTGGGAACCGGCGTGCTGGGCCTTCCCTACGCCTTTCGCATCGCCGGATGGCTCGCAGGCTCCCTCGGCGTCGCCGCTGCTGGCTTCGCCACCTTCTACTGCATGCTCCTTCTC GTGCAATGCAGAGATAAGTTAGAGGAGGAAGAAGTAGATAACTCAACCCATAGGTATACTTACGGTGACTTGGGTGGAAAAGCCTTTGGGCCTGTAGGACGCTACCTTACTGAACTCCTAATCCTTGTCACTCAAGCTGGAGGTTCTGTTGCTTACCTAGTTTTCATTAGCCATAAtctctcttctatcttctcGGCTAGAAGCAAGTATCATGGGATCTCGCCCTCTGTCTTTAttttctccctcctccttcCAGTCGAGATCGCACTTTCATTTGTtagatctctctcttctcttgcTCCTTTCAGCATGTTTGCTGATGTATGCAATGTTCTTGCCATGGCTATTGTTATAAAAGAGGATCTCCAGCATTTTGACCAAGCCTTTAAATCTAGGAATGCCTTTAATGGTATTTGGGGCATACCGTTCGCTGGTGGCGTGGCAGTTTTTTGTTTTGAGGGATTCAGCATGACTCTGGCGTTGGAGGCATCTATGGCTGAAAGGCGAAAATTCCGCTGGGTCCTTGCTCAAGCATTTCTTGGCATCACTTTCGCTTACATTTGTTTTGGTATTTTCGGCTATTTGGCCTATGGCGATGAGACAAGAGATATCATAACACTCAATCTTCCAAACAACTGGTCAGCTGCTGCTGTCAAG GTTGGACTTTCTATAGCACTAATATTCACTTTTCCGACCATGATGCACCCAATTCATGAAATCGTGGAGGCAAAGCTGTGGTCGAATGAATGGTTCCAGAAGCAGCGCCGTAATATACCAGGTGCAGAATGGTCGGGGTTGCATGGGAGCCGCATTCTTGCGGTGGCTGTGCTGGCGGTCTTAGCGTCCTTCATCCCAGGTTTCAGCACTTTCATCTCGTTCGTAGGGAGCACTGGTTGTGCACTTCTGTCATTCGTCCTCCCAGCTGCGTTTCACCTTTTCATCATGGGCCACACAATAGGCTTTTGGCAGAGGGCGCTTGATTACGGCATATTAATCACTGGGTTGGCCTTTGCTGGGTATGGAACATATGATGTTTTCGCAAGCCATTCCAGTATATGA